A stretch of Pseudoliparis swirei isolate HS2019 ecotype Mariana Trench chromosome 14, NWPU_hadal_v1, whole genome shotgun sequence DNA encodes these proteins:
- the si:ch1073-416j23.1 gene encoding rac GTPase-activating protein 1 isoform X6 — MESSRLMVEEVLALCLHRITMEDASMSTERETMQVVKNLEAVRRRWLHAELELKKYKELLVNSDVSKAALEVKLKHARNQLDVEMRKRYKMEGDFHYLQRQMQLMCDVLVQDSRASCLNAEQKSLLATFHHQGNATLQRSSRRLCVIDESSFLSHSDISYDRTDDDVDLDTTSLKPLRSRARERRRSSMGLPAGPPVGKRGGDVCAELLERKPIEEVNTLVKQLSMAPETWINVMGIAPETPKEPVCTPTRESAGPVAADQTSVWFPRDETEASMERAQKAVAHVLLSKTVIRPEMCLPCGKRMRFGKMAVKCRNCGAVAHPECKLKLSDRCSSPTGSSAQQNSLEDFAPATEPKVPLLMVECVAEIERRGLEERGLYRVPGGERLVKELRERFLQGKTPPLRKVHDVHVLCGLLKDFLRRLREPLVPFSLHRTFMQASELPDEDQGSAVMSQAIAQLPKVNRDTLAFLMLHLQKVMRSPQCQMDKSNLARVFGPTIVGHGMSEPTPTTIMRDVHIQPKVISRMLSLPEAYWKRVLTGPTRETSASTSKSHSLDDVHGRK; from the exons atggagagctCTCGGctcatggtggaggaggtgttggCTCTTTGTCTCCACAGGATCACGATGGAGGACGCCAGCATGAGCACCGAGCGGG AGACGATGCAGGTGGTGAAGAACCTGGAGGCCGTGAGGAGGCGCTGGCTGCACGCCGAGCTGGAGCTGAAGAAGTACAAGGAGCTGCTGGTGAACTCCGACGTGTCCAAAGCGGCTCTGGAGGTCAAACTGAAACACGCTCGCAACCAGCTGGACGTGGAGATGAGGAAGCGCTACAAGATGGAGGGAGACTTCCACTACCTG CAGAGGCAGATGCAGCTGATGTGTGACGTCCTGGTCCAGGACAGCCGGGCCAGCTGCCTGAACGCAGAGCAGAAGTCTCTGCTGGCCACCTTCCACCACCAGGGGAACGCCACCCTGCAGCGCAGCAGCAGACG GTTGTGTGTGATCGACGAGTCCTCTTTCCTGTCCCACTCCGATATCAGCTACGACCGGACCGACGACGACGTG GATCTGGACACGACGTCCTTGAAACCCCTGAGGTCTCGAGCCAGAGAGCGGAGG CGGTCGTCCATGGGACTGCCCGCCGGACCTCCGGTCGGGAAGCGAGGCGGGGACGTTTGTGCAGAGCTGCTGGAGAGGAAGCCCATCGAG GAGGTCAACACGTTGGTGAAGCAGCTGTCGATGGCCCCTGAGACTTGGATCAACGTGATGGGAATCGCACCAGAGACCCCCAAAGAGCCCGTCTGTACCCCCACCCGGGAGAGTGCCGGTCCAGTGGCAGCAG ACCAAACCTCCGTGTGGTTTCCCCGTGACGAGACGGAGGCGTCGATGGAGAGAGCGCAGAAAGCCGTCGcacacgtcctcctctccaaaaCC GTGATCCGGCCCGAGATGTGCCTGCCGTGCGGGAAGAGGATGCGCTTTGGGAAGATGGCCGTGAAGTGCAGAAACTGCGGCGCAGTCGCTCACCCAGAGTGCAAACTGAAACTAAGTGACCGCTGCTCGTCCCCCACGGGAAGCTCGGCTCAACAG AACTCGTTGGAGGACTTTGCCCCGGCGACGGAGCCCAAAGTGCCTCTTCTGATGGTGGAGTGCGTGGCTGAGATCGAGAGGAGGGGCCTGGAGGAG AGAGGACTGTACCGGGTTCCTGGAGGGGAGCGTCTGGTGAAGGAGCTCCGGGAGCGCTTCCTCCAGGGGAAGACTCCGCCGCTCAGGAAGGTCCACGACGTCCACGTGCTGTGTGGCCTGCTGAAGGACTTCCTGAGGAGGCTGAGGGAGCCGCTCGTCCCCTTCAGCCTGCACCGCACCTTCATGCAGGCTTCAG AGCTGCCTGATGAAGACCAGGGCTCGGCCGTCATGTCTCAGGCCATTGCTCAGCTGCCAAAGGTCAACAGAGACACGCTGGCATTCCTCATGCTTCACTTGCAGAA GGTGATGAGGAGTCCTCAGTGTCAGATGGACAAAAGTAATCTGGCCCGGGTGTTTGGACCGACTATAGTGGGACATGGGATGTCTGAGCCGACTCCGACAACCATCATGAGAGACGTCCACATTCAGCCAAAG